In Carassius auratus strain Wakin unplaced genomic scaffold, ASM336829v1 scaf_tig00215205, whole genome shotgun sequence, the genomic stretch atgccttttttttaacagagggactttgcgggggattcttgaaaatagattagcttcacacagacgtcttctaactgtcacagtacttacaggtaactccagactgtctttgatcatcctggaggtgatcattggctgagcctttgccattctggttattcttctatccattttgatggttgtcttccgttttcttccacgtctctctggttttgctctccattttaaggcattggagatcattttagctgaacagcctatcattttttgcacctctttataggttttcccctctctaatcaactttttaatcaaagtacgctgttcttctgaacaatgtcttgaacgacccattttcctcagctttcaaatgcatgttcaacaagtgttggcttcatccttaaataggggccacctgattcacacctgtttcttcacaaaattgatgacctcagtgattgaatgccacactgctatttttttgaacacacccctttcaactaattcaactaattgcccaattgcacagccttaagagcgtgcatatcatgaatgctgggtctcatttgttttctgagaatctactgaacctactggtaacttgtttgccacgtaacaataaaaaaatatacgaaaaaccttgattattctggttagtcacattgtactgctattattttgaacaatactgtatattcctGCTGGAGAACAGAGCACAGTAAAAGAGCTATAAAAATCCAAACCGAAACACCAGCTAAATGAGGCTCTAATGTGTATATGTGATGTAGTTAGCAGGTGGATATGGTTGCATCATATAACATCATATATGCATCATAGAAGCAAGCTTAAATAACCAAGCCATAAATAACACCTTACATTTCCTTAGCTTAGTACATACTGGGAACTCCAACATTGTAGCAAGTTCTGCTTAGAGCACCACAGAAAACTCAGTCCTGAATTTTCATAAAGTGAATTCATTTAGGATTTTTCCATTGAACAGCATGAAAACCTTTACATTTAGAGAGTCATCTCATCTGAAGTCTGCCATCACAGCCTCACGTCTATCTGAAGTGCACTGAACTTGAGAAAGTGAAGACTGCTGTAAACAGTAAATCACAGCAGCTGCAGGATCACTGATCACCACTGACGCACACCAATCACCCAATTCCTGTTTAGAAACATGGACAAACACCATTAAGGTCCAGTCAGACATACCAGTGTGTCCAGGCCTGTATAACACTATACTGAGCAGCACAGCtgactaaaaataaacattcagtcATATACAGAATAATGCAGACTGCCAAAGTAAGAATGGAGAGACCATGTTCACTCAACCACTGTCAAGGGGCCTCATTACAAACAGTTTAGTTCAGctgtaaacacacatacacacattctttCTTTTCCCACAACCCTTGTAATAAtccacaaatataatattttctgaAGCCCAATTAATTCTTAACTCATTTTCATTGTTCGGGGAGGTGTGTTTTTCTATGTAGCTACAAACTCATCTCTCTCTGCTCATCTCATCATGGTTTGGGTTTGTTTTGTCAGCCTCCTCTCTGAACTCTCCTGCTCTGTCTGGTCTGAggtcagagtgagagagagagagagatagcgaaAGAAAGGCAGAAATGAAACAGAATGAATACAAGGGCAAGAATCTATAGGTGAGTCAGTGAGAAGATCTGTCAGTCTGTATTCTTAAGTCACCACTTCTAATGAGAGTCAGAGGGGTTAAAAAGTCCAATAAAGAGTTAATTAACAGTAATTGGCATCATCAATCATTACAGCTGTCACAGAAAGAGACATTACCAATTAGCAGACAGAATGGAAAATGTGTAGCAGGTGGTCATGTTTTATATTGTCTTTATAAGCATATTCAATAATAcaactaaaaatataatacaaataacatataaataaacaaagaatttCAGAATTATTGgtcgttgttttatttttttggctaatAATGTGATGCTCAATATATTTTCTTCACtcgtttattatattttttgtactttttttaaataaattattttttaaattatatttttattttatttatttttttacaaataatcgTACCTTATGAAATCTGTACGCTTTTAACAGAATATTTAATAGGGTACGATTATTTGTATAAACACAGCATGCACAACAGCGCTCTCGAGTGGTGAGATCGCGTTActgcataataattttttttttttttatctatcaaAAATAAAACTGAGGAGTTATTCTAAGTAACtgtatgttttattgtgttaatcATTTACAGTCTGATGCAACAGTCCACAGAGAATAATACAGTGTTCGTGTCAACTTTGGCCTTTTGTTGACGTCCACAAAATGCAACACACTTTCCCCCAATGTACAGAAATctgaatatttaataacacaacaCATAGAGAGCCTCTCTTACATTgagacacacacacccacgcTCTTTTCTTACACTCTCTCTCAAAAGATGAGAAGCGTCACAAATACTAGTAAGAAAATCAGATGAGTTTGAAATGCTGTTTGAATAGTCTTTTAAATGACTCAAATAGTTAATTTAGAATTATGTAAGGTTAGGTCTTTAAATATGTATTCAAAAGAAAGggaattatttcaaaatatacacacaaGGATGTTCTCATATTCTCCTCTATCAAAATGGACATTACACATGTAGGTCAGTTTTATCTCAAACCACCACAACACATTAGCTTATCAGGCCATAAATATATGTTGAAAACAACAGATAATCTCAATAATCTTGTAGTTTTAAAACATGGTCTTCccactgtgtaaaaaaaaacgcTCATCGAGACGTTTTAAGTCATGCAAAAAATAACCATTAAGTAGGCTACAACTTAGAAAATGGATATAAATACTACCACATGATAGTCCGCCAGTTCCGCTCAAAACATTTTCACATCCATTAAAAAATGAATCAGAACTGATTATTTTACAATGCCAATCTCAACGCCATCACAGCAGAAACCATAAATACCCACAGACACCAGATGAGGGCCCTCAGACCGACACAGAACACAAACATAATacattagctgtgctcttccagtATATGATGTTTACAGAAGGCTTATTTTTATCAACGgttaacatactgtatatggtaGAGCTGTATATGACACATATGCATaacttttcagatttttgttttaaataagttaCCTAAAAGTGTCTAATCTAAAATAGTTTCTCTGTATATTTCCTCACCTGGTCTCGGACCATTCTACCCATAATGCCCCTGTACATTAATGTTGTGTCCAACTCAGTCTCATTCAACACACAATCAGAACACCTGAAACATAACTTAGTAAATCAAAATAGTTCACCTTTGTTACTTTACAGAACCGCAAGAAATGTAAAGCTCAGTGACTTCTTTAGGCTTGCAAGGTATATAATTACCgttacatgaaaaaaacatttacttaaacaCTCTTACAGTAGCTACAACCTTACCAGATCACAAATCTGCAAAAGTTTCTTCTCGTTTTGTTTGCTTGAAATCTTGTGTTTTAAGTCTTCAAGCAGTGACAGAAGAGTGATGGTGTTCATCTGCTGGTGAGTCAAGGGTCTGTGAGGTCTCTGTTTCAGGGCCAAAGTGACAGAAGAATCTAATATACAGAACAACAACCAGATGAAAACAAGAGGATGCATGCATTTACTCAATGTGTGTCCACAAGAGCCTGTGTTTACATAGTTCATGCACGTCTTTGGGTCCTCAATTTCCCAATTGCAATTCAAAGGGATATTTGGGATTTTAGGACCTTGACTTTGTGTTAGTATTTAGAGGAACTGGATGGAGCGTGGTTTTCTGAATAAAATCAGGAGTAATAGATGCTGGCGGCAGTGGGATTGGGGTCGTGGGGGCACTAGAGTGAGTTTTCAGACTTGAGATGAGGGCAATCGAGTAAATAGAGACAGGCAGTGGAGTGTCATCACAGGGGTAACAAGAGGAACAGGTGATAAACAGTCAATGAAAGAGATGCTGTATGAGAATCTGTCCACTTCCAGTGGTTTTTGCTCCGTCAAGTCCGTCTCTCATCCCTTGTTACTCTCCCGTGCTCCGCGGCGATCTGAGGGCAGGTCTCCCATCATGTGTTCTGCGATTTCGCCCTTTCCTCACTTCCTTCAGGTGCTTCCACTTTTTAGAGTGCAGCGGGTCATGAACCGGTGCCTTATTGGCTGTATCTGGAGAGCTCTTCCCTGATAGGCTGTGCTTGCGTGTCCAAACTTGCTCGCAGATCTGGTCGACCGTGTTTAAGTTTGGGTGATCCACCAACTGCATGAAGTCCCTGTACCACAGCTTTTGTTTGGTAGACTGCCCGTGATTGGCGTGGGTGTGGGCGGGGCTGTGAGGGATAGGAGCTGAAGGGGCGGGGCCAGCCAAAGGCAAAATCTCCAATGTGATCGCGAGGATGGTCTGGGTGAAACCGTGTTCCATTGCGTGACACTGATACACACCGCTGTCTCTACGCACGGCTCGCCTTAGCAACAGGCCGCGCTCAGTCAGCAAAACCCGCTCATCTAAACGAACCTGtaattacacatacacacacactacatgcaTCAAGTATCAGATATAACCGCACTgataggagagagagagtgaaagttattaaatcaaacaaatacacacatttatcaTCTCTTATCAATGctgtctgtatctgtctttctcataataaccccacatacagTATCTGCCCCAGCctgctctctcctctctctcaccTCCTCCCGGGAGGTTTCCGGATGCCTCTGATAGGTCCATGTAATCTGGGCCTGTAATGATTTCGGGATGCATTCCAGGAAGGAGCTGCTTCCATCCACAGCATACAGCCTCTTCTCCAGAACACGCTGCTTCTGATGGTCTGCAAAACATCCCAATGTAGAAGACATTTAGATAAGGCATTAGACAATCTGGTTCCTCATATAATGTGTATATGCACTGATATTAAAAGTCTTGTCAATAGCAATAAgacagttattatttttatgttattttacagttaatttaTACATCCCAATATTATATGGACACTGTGATCAACCTTGTATTTGTTTTTGCAATTGAAGCTGACTTTAAAAAAGTCTGGGTTGTATTTTCTTTTACCTTTTTTTGGGGATTAAATGATGTCGGATGACCCTATGTTGGCTTTTGCATTTAGCTTTTTGCCAGAATTCTCTTGTACAAGGAAacttaaaaataacagcatttatttgaaacagaatttcaatttaaaaatatttttgtcacttttgatcaatttaacgtcTTTTCCAATTGTTTTGAATTgtagtggattttttttatttctctgaatCTCATGTGCTGATGTGTGACCCACCAGTTAAGAATCACTGCTTAAATTCACATTGTGACTGAATTACTGCACAGTAGTGAGAACAGAGAAATGGCTCCTCTTAGAGGCTGACAGAGGTACTGCAGCATTACCTCCTGAGCAGAGTGCATTAGGATCCCCATTCCTCACATCCTGACGCCGGAACCTCCTACACACAtgaatacacatacacaaacatgttAAAAAGTCTTAGCATAACATACTTCTTCAGGTTTGACTGTGAAATGCAGCTGGGTACAACAGTCAGAGACCAGTACTAAAAATACCCAGGTTTTCTATGTGGTCACAACATTTTAAACTCCACTATACATGTGTACGAATAAAGCCTTGTATGGCAAGCATGACTGAAGCTGTACCGTTTTGTGTTTGGCAGGTAGCGTGTGCAAGTGTGTCCATCCCAGGCACAGTATGGATCTCGAGCCAGACAGCACTCGGCACAAGCTTTACCGTACACACTGCAGCGGTGCAGAGGCACCTGGACAACACCTGTGTCCGAGCCAACATACAGCTGTTGCTGTagagagagaaaataatcacGTGATTCACTAATGCGCTGCTTTCATGTGTTTCTGTAATACTGTTTTAAAATAGCtgatctgtatatattttttaaaagaaagacagaTTCTCACCCGTTTAGAGGAAATCTGCATGCTGATTATAGATGAAGAATCCTGCAACAAGCACACAAGAGCTGGTTTTACAGACGTTTTATTTTAGgctattttctttaaatgtaaagTGAAGCATAATTGCTACAGACTTACTTAAAACTGTTTGCAATTTTACCCACACACAAATCATCTCACCTTAAAGAGCTGAAGCTCCTCTAGCAGAAGCTCTGTGTTACTCCAGCTTCCCTTGGGCACAGAGATCACCTTCAGCACAGAGCCGATATCTgcagagagacggagagagactTTAACCAAAGCCACAACCAGCAAAGATAGTTTAGTCTAGAGAGTATTCGCCAATACTCAATATTCTACCTGTGCCGATGAACATTACATCGTAGTGTCCATCAGCTGCGTTGACCCGGTCTACAGTAATCTGAGTGAAGGTGTATGGGATTCCAGTGCGCAGGAACAGCGGCCGGCCTCCCAGTGGAGTGACTGGATTAAACATTAATGGATGGTGCCTTGCAAACTGGATTACATTATCAGGGAAACCTTTAGTGGACTCAAAACTCCCAAAGGTTTTACTGGGACactgaggaagagagaaagagatatgtGTAGAATCCGGAGACACAATCCGTCTACATATGTCAGCAAGTCCAAACCTATGAACAGTTAATGACTAATCTTCATCTACTCATGCTTTTCTaacattcacaaaaacaaatgtatattccAAAAAATTTGTTTTGAAATGGCATTGATGCTTCTATTAATTTAAAGTACcattcattaagaaaaaaaaaaacctttgaactATAGTTTAAATGTGAGATACGAGCACACTGTTCTCACCATGCCTGGCCGAGGGTACGGCACTTTACCCTGGAATGGAACCCATTGATAATTTGATCCCTCTTTATGGGCAAAAGGTCCTAAAAATGCCCGGCGAATGTCATTCATGGTGTAGAGACACACCGCAGAACCTTGAAATACGCTACtgtaagacacaaacacacacacattacactaaAGGGAGATAAAATCGTGACACAAATGCTGAGTTCAAGTATGTTGGGCTttcttttcttattatttaaatcCCCAATTTACCTGGGAACTGTTTTAATTGAAGTGAAAATTATGCCTTTtcatatgacttactttcttatgTGGAACAAAAAAAGAGCTATTTTGAAGAATTGCTTTTGTTCATTTGAAAGTCACTAGGGTCCAAAATAATACTGGACCCCAatgactttggagaaaaaaagaatatattcagccaaatatttaattttgtgttctacaaaataaatatagttctacaggtttggaatgacatgaggattgGTAAACGATGACAGAACTGAACCTTTTGGGGCGAGCTAAGCCTTTAAACCACACCCTTTGAAGAACTCTGACCTTGAGGTGGTAAAGACGGTGTAGATCAGCGGGTTCTTTCGGTCACGGGTCTGCAGCAGGAACACATCCCCTAAAGGTCCAGACAAAGGTCAGACGGCAATGAAATGCAATTGTCAATTATAACAGCATAATTTAAGAGtagagtctgtgtgtgagagagagagttcttaCTAAGTTCATCAAAATGTGTTTCACTGCCATCATTGCCTGGTACAGAACACACCAGACGAGCCTTTAGAAATGTCGTCCACTTATTAACTAGGCTGCGCTGTCCTCCCATAtcgttctgtaaaaaaaaaaaaaaacaaacattaatttaagtcaaaataatcaattGCAGCCAATGGCCATTaggaataaaaacatataaaacagcACTGATAAATCCTGCTCCTAACCCTGCACAGCTGACCAATCCGGGAATATGTAACCTTCCCAAATCCTTGAGCTTCTACAGCCGTTtctctgaagaagaagaagactttATCATCATCAGGATTCTCACTCTCTGGAACACCAACTGCTGCTATAAACTTGGGCTCTGAAAAACAGCATTATCATAGGCTTCATtgttattatacaaaaaaaatatatagtaaattatAATGGAAGATTAAGatataaaatcaaatgttttcttttcaagaattttcattttgtatcACCCTGATTTTTGACTTTAtgcacaataaatacataaataatttgtCTAAGATAACCTCTCCTGCATATACGCACCATTGAGCCAGCGAGAATCATGCGGTTCTGTTCGTATGGAGGGCCTTTGTCCCATGCTTCGAAAGATAGTAAAGTCCCGTCCCATTAAATCAGTGGCCACACCGGCATAAAGTTCATCACCTATATGATGATGTAGAAATGGCTACTGTTTAGACATGACGTAACAGCATCTAAATGTAAGACAGAGAGTTGAACAGTGGCAGCTAACCAATTAGAACAGATGCCGATGTGTGGCGTGGGTCGTATGGACTCTTTCCTTTTCCATCTTCTACCATAGAGGGGTCGATTTTAAACACATGATCCTATAGAGATAGAGGAAAACGAAGCAGTGCATCTGGCCAACTGTAAGTGAAACTGAGGAtgtgttccacacacacacatgcatccagATGCTCACACACTTACCTCTATCTTCTGTCCCACCTCCACATAAGCACAGGAGGGGTGGAAAGCCCCTGTCCCACAGGCGTACAAGTGTGTCCGATTGTAGTGGTGTAGCACTTTCACATAGTTTACGCAGTCCGTCTGCAAAACATACACGCACAAATCAATTTGATGAAGGACATATTTTACATACTTTCACTAGTTCATCTGTCAGACAGGGAAACTGTCAACATCTACACTGAATATTAGTAGCTCAGAGTcaaagacagacacaaacacacacacacacatatctttcTCTTAAGAGACCACGTATGGGGCGGATCAGAAACGAAACTTCATTTGTTACATATCCTTGACAACAGCCTGACATGAGCTCGCTTTAATTCCAGAACTCTCTGTAATCACTTgcacacataaaaacaaagacaCGTTGACTGTTCAACTGACACTCATGGACACAAATAATCTCTCTGTTTCTCATTTCCTTTGTGAATGTGCTCGCTGGAGCATGCCCAATTTCCACGGAATTCCCGTGCCTGGAATCACTACGACAACATGAGGGAGCGGGAACATCCAGATTTCAGGGTAGTGGGAGAAGATGCAGGGACGGAGCACAGAGAGCAAAAGAGAGGAATGTGGAACAGGAGAAAAGGGCCGAAATTAGACGAAAAGGAGGGACATGAGATGTGAAAAGAAAAGACGAGATGAGACAAGGACATAACCAGAGAAGGGAATTCAAATACAGAGATAACCATAGAGCTCAGTTGAATTTGAATATGAAAGACAGCAACAAAGAAGAGATCAGACGAGAGAGCTAGTGAAGAGACAAGATGAGATGAAACGAGAATAGACAGCAGAATTTACTCATCGTTGTAATGCATTTATGGAATATGGCAAAAACAAGGCATCTAAGCAGGCAGCATAATCATGCAAgattaaaatatgtgtgtgttgtttgtgttttgtgtaaCCTCTCCATTACCTTTACAGAAAGATGTGATTGACATGTGCCCTCCTGCCCTGCTTAAACCccgcacacaaactcacacagacacacacatacacggctTGGGGAGAACAAAGGTCTCTCTTTGAGCTTAACACACCctctgaagagtgtgtgtgtgttgtacggTGGGGGTGGCAGGATAGAATCATCGAACACCAATTAAGTTGCTGACAAACTGTATTTATACAGAAAAGGGTCTTTCCCGTTCTCTATACCtcttgtgtacacacacactaGGGCTTCTGTTTTAAGAGCTTTACAGCCCTCAGTAAGGGAAGGATGTgttaggtgtgtgtgtatgtgtgtgtgtatgtgtgtgtgtgtgtgtgagtgtgtgtgtgtgtgtgtgtgtgtgtgtgtgtgtgtgagcgtgtgtgtgtgtgtgctgatgggCTCTTTGAAGTGAGCCCACgagacaaagaaaaaagaaagaatgcgagggaaagaaagagacagagctttaaaatgaacagtgtCTCTCAGTAGGAATAAGCCAtaaacagtatgtgtgtgtgaatttgtggTGAACGTTCAACTTTGACCTTTTATCAAGAGTGTGATAAAATTGATCATTGGACACCTGTGTGATTGACCACATGTAGTCAGAGAACATCAGCATCTACAGCTTGGTATTTTTTCATTTCGGAGCTTAACAGATGTGGGCACTATGAGCTGTGGTTGTGTGCCAGAGACTGAAACAGTACTGAGAAAGAAGTAGGACATAAAGACACTGAAAGACAG encodes the following:
- the LOC113093904 gene encoding semaphorin-3B-like, whose amino-acid sequence is MMTMMMMMCSSLVLLGFIGVSSSSSGSSPSSPRMKLSYKDLQQFNGIKRFDLERSCCFRALLLDEERGRLFVGARNFLLSLSLDNISKQEKKIYWPAPVDWREECNWAGKDINTDCVNYVKVLHHYNRTHLYACGTGAFHPSCAYVEVGQKIEDHVFKIDPSMVEDGKGKSPYDPRHTSASVLIGDELYAGVATDLMGRDFTIFRSMGQRPSIRTEPHDSRWLNEPKFIAAVGVPESENPDDDKVFFFFRETAVEAQGFGKVTYSRIGQLCRNDMGGQRSLVNKWTTFLKARLVCSVPGNDGSETHFDELRDVFLLQTRDRKNPLIYTVFTTSSSVFQGSAVCLYTMNDIRRAFLGPFAHKEGSNYQWVPFQGKVPYPRPGMCPSKTFGSFESTKGFPDNVIQFARHHPLMFNPVTPLGGRPLFLRTGIPYTFTQITVDRVNAADGHYDVMFIGTDIGSVLKVISVPKGSWSNTELLLEELQLFKDSSSIISMQISSKRQQLYVGSDTGVVQVPLHRCSVYGKACAECCLARDPYCAWDGHTCTRYLPNTKRRFRRQDVRNGDPNALCSGDHQKQRVLEKRLYAVDGSSSFLECIPKSLQAQITWTYQRHPETSREEVRLDERVLLTERGLLLRRAVRRDSGVYQCHAMEHGFTQTILAITLEILPLAGPAPSAPIPHSPAHTHANHGQSTKQKLWYRDFMQLVDHPNLNTVDQICEQVWTRKHSLSGKSSPDTANKAPVHDPLHSKKWKHLKEVRKGRNRRTHDGRPALRSPRSTGE